The sequence GGCGATCCTCGCCACCCTCAACGAGGTGCTGGTGAACGAGCGGACGGACCGGTTCCTGACGGCCGTATACGCGCAGGTCCATCGGGACGCTCGGGACCGGTTCCGGCTAACCCTGGCCCTGGGCGGCCATCCGCCCGCCTTCCACCTGTCCAAGGAGGGGCGCGTCAGCATGATCGGCCACCCCGGGACCGTGCTCGGCATCCTGGACTCCGTGGAGCTCCACGACGTCACCGTCGATCTCGCTCCGGGGGACGTCGTCGTCTTCTACACCGACGGGGTCGTCGAGGGGCGGGGGCGGACGGGGTTCTTCGGGGAGGAGAGGATGAGGCAGGTGCTCAGCGCCTCGCGGGACGCGGACGCGGCGGACATCGCCGGGCACCTGATGGACGAGGTGGTGGCGTTCCAGTCCGGCATGCCCAGCGATGACATCGCCATAGTGGTCCTCAAGATTCCGGATTGAGCGGTGCGGCCCCCCGGCGGGTTCCGGGATGAGTGAGGCCCTCCGGCGGGTTGGCGAGCTGTCGCGCGTCTCCCTTCAGGAACTCCTGTCGCGTCTGGCAGGAGTCCGATGGTCCGCCTCGTCGGCGATCTGGTCCTCCACGATCGCGCACCAGCGGTGCCACCGCGCCAGGTCGAGGTGCTCGTCCACGTCGCCCACCCCCGCCCTGGCCATGATCTCGTGGTTGTCGGCCGCGGTCTCGTGCGCGTTGACCAGCGCGTGGTGGCCGTGATTGGCGAGCGCCTCGCTGACGGCCAGGTTCACGGCGATCTCTCCCATCGTCCTGGGACGGTCCGGAGACCCGTCCCCCAAGCTGTTTCCGCGGAAGTCGTGGCCCTGCGCATCGTCACTCATAGGTGCTTGAGTGCCCACCTATCCCCAGATCTATCTGGGACCTCCGGCCGGATGCGGGCATCCGGCCGGATCGGAGGCCCGCCCCCGCCGCCTGCGCGGACGGGCGTCGTCTCCTCGCGCGCTGGTGCAGACTGATGGCCATGGACATACCTGCCAGACCGGACGACGCGAAGGCGGGGCCTCCCGTGCCGGACGGGGTGCCCGGAGTCGACGTTCCCGACCGGCGCGGCCGTACCGGCCTCGACCGGGCCGGGCGCGACCTGGACGGCAACCCCCGGGTCCGGGTGCGGGAGGTGGAGCTGCTCTCGTCGAGCTGGTACATCCTGCGCAGGACGACCTTCGACTACCTGCGCACGGACGGGAGCTGGTCCGCCCAGGAGCGCGAGACCTACGACCGGGGCAACGGCGCGACGGTGCTCCTCTACGACGCCGAGCGGGCGACCGTCCTGCTGACCAGGCAGTTCCGTTATCCGGTCTACGTGAACGGCCACCCCGACGGGCTGCTGCTCGAAACCGCCGCCGGCCTGCTCGACGACGACGACCCGGAGACCGCGATCCGGCGGGAGGCCGCCGAGGAGACGGGCTACGACATCGGTGAGGTCCGGCACGTCTTCGACGTCTACATGAGCCCCGGCTCGGTCACCGAGCGCCTCCACTTCTTCGCCGCGCCGTACACCGCGGACCGGCGGACCTCCGAGGGGGGCGGGCTGGCCGACGACGGCGAGGACATCGAGGTGGTGGAGCTGCCCTTCGCGAAGGCTCTCGCCATGATCGGCTCGGGGGAGATCGCCGACGCGAAGACCGTCA comes from Streptosporangium roseum DSM 43021 and encodes:
- a CDS encoding NUDIX domain-containing protein, whose amino-acid sequence is MDIPARPDDAKAGPPVPDGVPGVDVPDRRGRTGLDRAGRDLDGNPRVRVREVELLSSSWYILRRTTFDYLRTDGSWSAQERETYDRGNGATVLLYDAERATVLLTRQFRYPVYVNGHPDGLLLETAAGLLDDDDPETAIRREAAEETGYDIGEVRHVFDVYMSPGSVTERLHFFAAPYTADRRTSEGGGLADDGEDIEVVELPFAKALAMIGSGEIADAKTVMLLQWAALSGPFAGRDR